A stretch of DNA from Lotus japonicus ecotype B-129 chromosome 4, LjGifu_v1.2:
AACACCTCAGCGCAAAACAACAATGCAGATCGGCAGAGAGTAAGAGATCAGGGAGCTCTTATCCTAAATTTCTCTTCTAGAGAATAATCTTTCTTCTTGGAAGAGAAAGCATGGCTGAACATCAACAGCCTCATCAAACAACACAAAACCCATAGAGCAGGGGCAAAAGTCCTCTTTGAACGCTCTCTCCCTCTTGCGGTAGCATCCGAAAATCGCGTGGGGGCAAAACCCCATCTTCTTCGTTATGGGGAGGCCAAAAACTAGAGGCGGCGCAACATCTTCAAGCACGGTGGAGCAAGACGCCAAGCACCACAACTTATGCACCACGAACGCTTTCCCCACAAGATCTGGCCCGACGAAAACAAGGGAAAGCAGAGGATCCACGTCAGTACTAAAAACAAGGGGACTGGAGGGAACGTCGGAGCAGATCCGGAAGAGATCCGGAATGCTAAAAAACCAACCCAAAACACCAAGCACTGTGGAAAACAGGTCACTAGAACTCGGGAGGGTTgaagagaaggagaaagaaggggAAAACATAAAAAGAAAGACGAGAAACAGAGGGTTGCTGCCGCGCACAGGGTCGACGTGGCAGCCACCCATAGGAACTGGAAACTATGAAATTTCTGGATCCATTCCTCCATATACTCCGAAGGTGGCTGGTAAATGAGAGAGTTCTCCTTCAATTTCTAGCAGTGAGAGATATGATGCGTTGCTTGTTCATAGTTCGATCATTATCTATGACAAATAAAACACTAGTTAATCATTTATTACTTGGTACAAACTTACAATGAAAAGATTAATTTCTAACTTACTGTTGTCCGTCGTGATTACACTTGTCCAAAAAAACTCACATCATATTGTGAGTAACATTATCCTATATTCCTATATAATACTATACGCACTCTTTGCATACACTAGTGGCCGGACATGCCAGGCTGTATTGTACGTAAGCTAGGTCCATCTCTTAATTTTGTCAACACTTGAACGTAATTTTCACCCTATTAAAGGATGTGGGAAACAAATTAAATCAACTAGCATTGCATTTGCATGCAATTATTACTCCTCTTATCTAATTATCTTTCGTAATAGGAATTAGGGCCCGTTTTCCCATTTTGTTAGTCccatacacatatatatatctaaGCCAAATTATGTAGTACCCATAATATTTTTTGAGTGTGATATCCACATTAAgttatttaatagattattactATGTTGTTCAACGTAGattttacatttttaaattttactttACTTTTGAATTAACTTTATTCcatataattcattttttaatgaaaaatggatAAGTAGTGACGAAGAATGACGATAGTGGCGATGCGCGTTAAATGACCATATTTGACGGAAGAACAAAGGttaaaaaacacaacaaacaaaTTTCACATCTCTGGCAATAGAATACTACATTACTATGATCTAATAAAATCGAACCTTTTAACGGATATACAAGTTTTTACAACTAATTTAACTTATTTTGGGTACCACGCATTGAATTGACTCAAGGTACCACAACAAGCACCCTAATATAATTGCAATGAGTTATCACCTCTTTCCATCTCTTTTCACCttcattttctatatatttcaCTTTTCTCTATCAATTAAATTCATTattacatctttactttctctcttctttcttcctatctttcttttcttccccATTTCCACACCTAAAAATAAGGTGTGAATATATATCTAATATAATTGCAATAGTTGTGTATATAGGCCTATTCTTTGTCAAAAAAGAAAGTGTGCTAGCTTAATCAGTTTTCACGCAATTAGATAATAATTAGACTATTTTATTGATACAAAACTATAGAAAACAGAAAATTAGGACAGGATTGACAGAAGCTGTTTGATTAAATTATGTATTTGCACTATAATTAGTTAAGCGTTGACAGCAGGGAGGATGCAGCAAGTTGCATAAAAAAAACCAGCTGCCCTTCGAAATCGGATAACCAAACATGCCGTACTGCCGACAGGTCAACTACCATGACAACTTAGTTTTGCTAATCTACTCATATAATACATCACTTATACAAATTATCtttatcaattaaattaaaCTTTTAGATTTCtacaaattacaaaaaaaattgaacatttttgtattttttatttcatttacttaATTTTGTTGTCTTTGAAATAATTTATACCACTTAATATAATCTAAATTTTTTTCATGTTGCAGTATTTTATTTTACCAACAAGCCAtgcatattttttttgaacatgAACAAGCCATGCATATGTGCATAGATGTTGTACTCCTTAAACATGTTGACAAAAGTTTAATCATTATCAAATTAAATCTACTTCAGTAATTTTTACGTCTCAAGATGGATCTAATGATGTTGTTTGATTTCTGCACTTAAATGGTTCATTGATGGATAGGAAGGTTCTCTGTTATTTCTGAATTCTTTGGTCTTCCATGAATTCTGCATTTGACTAcggaaaaatactaaaatagcacgaggaaaaaaaatagtaaaccCTTTTGAAGAAGGACACcgcactatatatatatatatatatatatatatatatatatatatatatatatatatatatatacacacacacacggaGTTAATGAGTTTTGACCATTTTGAAGTTAAGGAAATTAACCACAAGCTCTTGCATGGCGGTTATTAATTCGTCTTGATATATAGTTAAGAATTCGATTATCATCAATCAGAATGAAACATATTTTGTAATACGCTACTTACGACTCAGCGTAAATAATCAAGTTGAGATGATTAATAATTGTGGTGGGCGAGTGAGAATcgaaaaaaagcaaaaaaaattcatgataTGTGTGTGTAAAAGAAAGCAGCTGGTGGTTTCTTCATGGAACCTCCCAAAAGCTTACTTTGTTTGACCGCCAGCAGCATTTACCTTTCTGGGGTGGGTGCCCTTAAATATCCATCTACGTACACTCCCTCAAATCAAAGACACAAGAGCTGAAAAACGAGAATTCAAACCAAACCACCACGCTTTGAATTCTTCAAACAACTAGTGTGTCCTGCGTGCTGCcaccagattctcagtttggaaTTCAAAACCTGCTTCTAATTTTTTCCACAATTCAAAGCACCTCAGAGCCTATATATAAGCAAAGGTAGCCACTGTGAtagacccatcttcttcaatcttcaccaTAACAAAACCAGAGTTAGATAGATATATATCTTCATTCACACATACATCACTCTCTGTCTTGAAGCTGATAGATAAATTGTCGCTTCCAAAGACATGACATTGATTTTAAGACCAGAACATGTGATCACTCAAAGAAGCCTCTCGTTTGTTAAAGAAATGGAAGAGCAGAATCAGAACAACATGGACCCAGATGCTGTTGTTGGGAGCAAAACTGAATTCAAGTGTAAAGCTGTGTCCATGCTTTCAGTTTCTCTGCCTGAACCAGTGGTTTTCTCTTCCCCTAGACCCGTTTCTGAGCTTGATGCTGCTGCAACTAAGCTTCAAAAAGTGTACAAGAGTTACCGCACAAGAAGAAACCTTGCTGATTGTGccgtggtggtggaggagttgTGGTGGAAAGCGTTGGACTTTGCTGCTCTTAAACGAAGCTCTGTTTCGTTCTTCAATGTTCAGAAGCCAGCTTCAGCAGTGTCAAGGTGGACAAGGGCCAAGACAAGAGTAGCTAAGGTACTATCCAATGTTGTGACTTGTGATAATTTagtacatgtttggaaatccttgattctaaagtcaaaatcaaattTGGAAAGAAGCTTATGagtgttagaattgattctgagaaaaaatGAACTGATCCCAACATGCTATATTAAGATTTTCCCAAATTTGAGGCACCTTTTGTGATTGTCTTATGTTATTTTGTTCCCTAGTTGGTACTAATCTCAAAAGTTTCTTCTACAGGTTGGTAAAGGTTTATCTAAGGATGAAAAGGCACAAAAACTAGCACTGCAACATTGGCTTGAAGCTGTAAGTGCTTGAATCTGAACCCTTCTGAATCATTTTTCTATTAAGCTTTTCCCAGAAGGTGCTTGAAGAACAGTTTTTTTTGTTTCGGATCTAGTGGTATTAATAGAGCCAattctttgtttgtttgtttgttgtacAGATTGACCCACGTCATCGCTATGGACACAACCTGCACTTGTATTATGATATTTGGTTTGATAGCCAAAGCACTCAACCATTTTTCTactggtaaactcttgttctgAGATATCTATTTCTTCTTTAGTGTAATTATGATGAAGGTTCTAAGATGGTAAAACAGAAGATAAGGTTCTGGATGATGATTAGTTATGTTTTTCATAATATGTAGGTTGGATATTGGAGATGGCAAAGAAGTAAATCTTGAGAAATGCCCAAGGAACACTCTGCATCGCCAGTGCATTAAGTATCTTGGACCAGTAAGTTATCATCTCTAAACAATTAATCCTAAGTTGGATTTTAGAAGATCTCATAAGCCTATATATCTTATATCTAATGTTATTTATCTTTGTGTGTTGTTTCGATTGCAGAATGAAAGAGAAGAATATGAAGTTATTGTTGAAAAGGGAAAGCTGGTGTTCAGACAGGATGGGAGGCTTGTGGATACTGATGAGAAATCGAAATGGATATTTGTTCTGAGCACCACAAGGGCCTTGTATGTGGGGAGAAAACAAAAGGGTACTTTTCAGCACTCTAGCTTTCTTGCTGGGGGTGCAACCACAGCAGCTGGAAGAATGGTGACCCATGAGGGTGTTCTTGAGGTACAGATTTAACTCTATTTCACAAT
This window harbors:
- the LOC130710882 gene encoding IQ domain-containing protein IQM1-like, whose amino-acid sequence is MTLILRPEHVITQRSLSFVKEMEEQNQNNMDPDAVVGSKTEFKCKAVSMLSVSLPEPVVFSSPRPVSELDAAATKLQKVYKSYRTRRNLADCAVVVEELWWKALDFAALKRSSVSFFNVQKPASAVSRWTRAKTRVAKVGKGLSKDEKAQKLALQHWLEAIDPRHRYGHNLHLYYDIWFDSQSTQPFFYWLDIGDGKEVNLEKCPRNTLHRQCIKYLGPNEREEYEVIVEKGKLVFRQDGRLVDTDEKSKWIFVLSTTRALYVGRKQKGTFQHSSFLAGGATTAAGRMVTHEGVLEAIWPYSGHYHPTEENFKEFISFLEEHNVDLTNVKRCAIDDDTPSFIATNESQQTMGPSSAINVNDSNMVTIHENDDGGVFNLSKRLSCKWSTGAGPRIGCVRDYPEHLQSRAMEQVNLSPRPTSALLNKRCPIPSPRPSPKVRMSPRLAYMGLPSPRNPIPATN